The Alkalidesulfovibrio alkalitolerans DSM 16529 nucleotide sequence CCGCGCCATCGAGGACATCACGCGCGTCTCCGGCGAAACCGCCGCGGGCATGAACCAGTCCTCGCAGGCTATCGCCGAACTGGCCCGCCGGGCGCACGAGTTGCAGCGGCTCATCGAGGAGATGAAGGCTTAGCAGCGCTCGCCACCGGCCTTTTCGGCCCCCGTCGCCTCCCTCACCAAACCCAAAGGCCCTGTTTTCCCGACAGGGCCTTTGGGTTTTCCAGGCCGGTTTCTCTGGTCTTCGCACCCGATACGGGATACCAAAAACGCACCGGACAGTCCTCGGAATCAGGCCGACTCGCGACATGACCCCCAACCAGATGGAGGAGCCATGCCCATCAGCAGAAGGCAATTCCTGTACTATTCCGCTCTGGTCACGTCCTCCGTGGCCCTAAGCGGCCTTCCCCTGTATGCCTACGACCCCAAGCCCGGCTCGGGCCGCGACGAGGTGCGGCGCAGCTATTGCGGCCTTTGTCACCCGCGCTGCGGCACGCTCCTGCACATGCGCGACGGCAAAGTGTTCGAGGTCAGCGGCGACCCCGACCATCCCGTGACGCGCGGCATGATCTGCGAGCGCGGCCTGCTCATGCCCGAACACATCCATCATCCCGGCCGCGTCAACCACCCCCTCAAACGGGTCGGCGCGCGCGGCGAGGGGAAGTGGGAGCGGATATCCTGGGACCAGGCCCTGGACGAGGTGGCCGAGAAGCTCGCCCGACTTCGCGACGCCCATGGCCCGGAGACCCTGGCCTTCACCCACGGCACGAGCCGCACCCATCACTGGGACTGCCGCCGCTTCTTCAATCTTTTCGGCTCGCCCAACGTCTGCGGCGTGAACAACGTCTGCATGTGTCCCTCCTACGCCACGGAGTACGCCACTTACGGCGGCATGGCACGCGGTAACCCGCGCCGGGCGAAGTGCGTGGTCATCTGGGGGCGGGCCTCGGCCAACTCCTCGCCCGTGCAGTCCTGGCCCGCGTTGCAACAGGCCAAGAAAGCCGGAGTCACGTTCATCGTCGTCGATCCCAGGCGCATCGAGGAAGTCGAGCTGGCCGACATGTGGCTGCAGATCCGGCCCGGAACGGACTTGGCCTTGCTGCTCGGCTGGATCAGGCTGGTCATCGAGGAGGAACTTTACGACAAGGAATTCGTGGCCAAATGGACCGTGGGCTTCGACGAAATCAGACAGGCCGTGCGCGACTACACGCCCGAAAAAGTCAGCGAGATCACCTGGCTGCCCGTGGAACAGATCACGGCGGCGGCACGGCTCTACGCGACCTCGAAACCCGCGCAGATCCCTTACGGCTACGGCCTGGACAAGCAGGGAGTGAACGCAAACCAGTGCGCCCGCGCCCGCGCCATCCTCAGGGCCATCACCGGCAACCTGGAAGTGGACGGCGGCGAGACCTTCGGCCAGACGCCCGAGGTGGCCAAGGTGCGCGGCGAGTTCGATCTCGTGGCCAGCGAGGCCATTTCCCCGGCCCAGCGCGCCAAGCAGCTCGGGGCCGACACCTACCCCTTCTTCGGCTTTCCGGGCTGGGAGCGCAACGTCGAGTCGAACCGCAAGCTGCCCAAAGGCCACGTGGCCCCGCCCTCCATGTACCGCACCTGTGTGGCGCACGCGCGCGACGTGTTTCGGGCCGCGATCGTCAAAAAGCCCTACCCGGTCACGGCCATGTTCTCCGTGGCCAGCAACCCCATGCTCTCGTTCCCCGACTCGCCCATGGTCATGCAGGCCCTGATGGCGCTCGACCTCTACGTGGTCATGGAATACTACATGACGCCCTCTGCGGCCCTGGCGGACTACGTGTTCCCCTCGGCGACCACGGTGGAGCAGCCCGAGTTGTGGACCACCGGCAGCTTCTGCATGGCCTGCCCGCCGGGAATCGAGCCCCTGTACGAACGGCGCGACACATACCAGTTCTATCGCGGCCTGGGTCTTCGCCTGGGACAGGAGAAGGACTGGCCCTGGGAGAACTTGGAGCAGGCCTACGACTACTGCCTCGAACCCGTGGGCACGACGTTCGCGAAGCTCACCGAGAGCTACGGCTTCTTCGGCAAACCGCAATTCAAGCGCTACGAGCAGACAGGCTTCGGCACGCCCTCGGGCAAGGTCGAGCTTGTCTCGTCGATCTTCAAGGATATGGGCTGCGATCCCGTGCCGATCTACAAGGAGCCGCTGTGGAGTCCGGCGGGCGACCCCGAACTGGCCGCACAATACCCGCTGGTGCTCATCACCGGCAGCCGCTTCATGCCCATGTACCACTCCGAGCACCGGCAGATCGAATCCGCGCGCAGGGCCGCGCCCGATCCCCTGGTCTTCCTGCACCCGGAAACGGTGGCGGCGCTGGGGCTTGCAGACGGGCAGTGGGTGCATGTTGTCTCGCCCAAGGGCAAGGCGCGCATGCGGCTTCGGGCATCCACCGCGATCCATCCGAAGATGGCCGACGCGCAGCACGGCTGGTGGTTCCCCGAGCGTTCGGGCGAGTTGCCCGGGTTGTTCGGGGCCTTCGAGTCCAACGCCAACATGCTCTGCCCCATGGAGCCGGAGCAGTGCAGCCCCGAAATCGGCAGTTGGCCGCACTCGGCCCTGCTCTGCCGCATCGAGAAGGCGTGATCAGTAGTTGAAGGGCTCCTCGGAGCGGATGTCGAAGATGTAGGGCTCGGGGTGGTCGGCCATGGGCTCGAAGGCCTCGGGCTCGAAGGCCGTGGTCTCGCCGAGGATGGTGGCGATGACGCCGGGAATGGCGGGCGCGCGGCCCCTGGGCTTTTCCGCGGGCCGCAGATGCCCGGCCACGCGCAACCACTGCCCTTTTTCGAAGGCATCGGGATCGTCCACCGCGATGCGCACCCCGGCGGCCAGGGCGTCGGCGAAGCAGCAGTTTATGATCAGACGCACCAGCGCCACGTGCCCGTCCGCGTCCATCTCGGCGGTGCGCATGATCATGCCCTCCGTGACGAAGGGGCGCGGATCGGGCGGCGTCTTCTCGCCCTGCAGCAGCAGTTCGGCCGGATTGAGCCGGATGTACTCCCGGCCGTCGATTTCAAGGCGCGGCGGTCCCCGGTCCACGGACGAAAGTCCGCCCAGGGCTCCGGCGGCGAAGGACGGCCGGTCGGCTTGGTTCACGGCCTCCATGGCCAGGGGCAGAAAGATGGCGAAGACGGCCATGGCCATGAAACTCGGCCGCCGCACGCGATCCGTGGGCACGAGGATGCCCGCGAGCATGAGTACGACGCCGGCCGTGGCCGTGATGTGCTGAAAGCGCGGGTTGAGGAAGTACCAGTAGGCCGTGGTGAAGGGCAACACGACCATCAGCGAGCCCAGGCCCGCCAGAAGGAGTCCGGAGAAAAGCCGCCGCGCGCCGTTCACAGCCCCACCCCCGGCCCGAACAGGGCATGGAAGGCCAGCGCGGTGAAGAACACCGAGACAATGGGAATCAGGCACAGGGCCAGGGCCAGCCGGCGCGAGAAGACCGCGAAGAAGAGCGGAATGAGCTTCAGGTCCACCATGGGGCCAAGCCCCACGAAGGACAGCCGGGCAGCCGCCGGGAAGGAGACGAAACTCGCAGCCACGAAGGCGTCGGCCTCGGAGCAGACCGAGAGCAATACGGCCAGAAGCATCATCGAGCCGATGGCGATGACCGGGGCGGCGGCCATGGAGTGCAGCCAGTCCGCGGGCATAAAGGTCTTGATGGCCGCGGCGGCCATGGCTCCGGCGATGAGGAAGGCGCCCATGTGCAGGAATTCCACGCCCGCACCCGTGAGCACGGCGCGAAGGCCCGCAAAGAAGCCCTTGGGCCGCTCGGCGTGTTCGTGACCGCAGCCGCAGCCCGCCACGCTGCACGAGCCTACGGCCGCGTTCAGGTCTACCCCGCCGCGCAAGAGCTTGTGCGCGGGCAGGCGGCCGTAGACCATGGCGATGATCACGGCCGGGATGAGCACGCAGACCACGCGACCGATGGTCAGAGGCAGGTCGCCGCGAAAGGCCACCCAGGTGGAGGCCAGGACCACGGGGTTGGCCACGGGCGCGGCCAGCAAAAAGGCCAGGGCCGTTCGCTGCGGCACGCCCTTGGCCAGCAGGCGGCGCACCAGCGGCACCACGCCGCATTCGCAGGTGGGCAGCAAAATCCCCGCGAAGCACCCGGCCAGGGTCTGCCCCAGGGCCGAGCGCGGCAGCCAGCGCTCCAGGCCGTCGGCCGGGGCGTAAACCTCGAAGGCCGCCGAAAGCAGGCAGCCAAGCAGCAGGAAGGGGGCGGCCTCAAGCACGATGGCCGTGGTGATGGTGGCGAACAGGGCCAGCGTGGAGTCGAACAGCATGCGGTCGTCAGCATCCCGAAGGGTCAGGGTGTGAAAGCCCGCCAAAGGTAGGCGCGCGACAGTCGCGCGTCAACCGCCCTTGACAGGCGACGCAACCTAGTTGCATAGAATGCGGCAAGATGCAACCCGGTTGCACGCGTACCGGCGGATGCGGCTCTGGCAGGAATCCCGCGCGCGTCTCGCCGCGCGGCCGGACCGGCACTTCCGGTCTTCCACCCCCGACACGTCTATTGTATGGAGGACGCCATGCACAATGAAATCATCCGATCCCCCGGACGGACCTCGGCCGTCACGCGCGCGGCCGCACGCCTCGCGCGTCTCGTCGCCCTTGCGGCCGCGCTCCTGCTCCCGGCGCTTCCGGCCTTTGCCCAGAGCGCCCCGCTGTCCGTGGCCGTAAGCATCCTGCCGCAAAAGTTCTTCACCGAGACCATCGGCGGCGAGCGCGTCCAGGTTCTGGTCATGGTGCCGCCGGGCGCGGAGCCGCACACCTACGAGCCCAAACCCGGGCAGATGAAGGAACTGGCCGGGGCGTCCCTCTATCTCGCCATCGGCGCGCCCTTTGAAAAAGCTTGGCTGCCCCGTTTTTCGGGCGTGAATCCGAACCTTGCGATCGTGGACGTGGACGAGGGCATCGAAAAGCTGCCCATGACCGAATGCGG carries:
- a CDS encoding molybdopterin-containing oxidoreductase family protein yields the protein MPISRRQFLYYSALVTSSVALSGLPLYAYDPKPGSGRDEVRRSYCGLCHPRCGTLLHMRDGKVFEVSGDPDHPVTRGMICERGLLMPEHIHHPGRVNHPLKRVGARGEGKWERISWDQALDEVAEKLARLRDAHGPETLAFTHGTSRTHHWDCRRFFNLFGSPNVCGVNNVCMCPSYATEYATYGGMARGNPRRAKCVVIWGRASANSSPVQSWPALQQAKKAGVTFIVVDPRRIEEVELADMWLQIRPGTDLALLLGWIRLVIEEELYDKEFVAKWTVGFDEIRQAVRDYTPEKVSEITWLPVEQITAAARLYATSKPAQIPYGYGLDKQGVNANQCARARAILRAITGNLEVDGGETFGQTPEVAKVRGEFDLVASEAISPAQRAKQLGADTYPFFGFPGWERNVESNRKLPKGHVAPPSMYRTCVAHARDVFRAAIVKKPYPVTAMFSVASNPMLSFPDSPMVMQALMALDLYVVMEYYMTPSAALADYVFPSATTVEQPELWTTGSFCMACPPGIEPLYERRDTYQFYRGLGLRLGQEKDWPWENLEQAYDYCLEPVGTTFAKLTESYGFFGKPQFKRYEQTGFGTPSGKVELVSSIFKDMGCDPVPIYKEPLWSPAGDPELAAQYPLVLITGSRFMPMYHSEHRQIESARRAAPDPLVFLHPETVAALGLADGQWVHVVSPKGKARMRLRASTAIHPKMADAQHGWWFPERSGELPGLFGAFESNANMLCPMEPEQCSPEIGSWPHSALLCRIEKA
- a CDS encoding permease; translated protein: MLFDSTLALFATITTAIVLEAAPFLLLGCLLSAAFEVYAPADGLERWLPRSALGQTLAGCFAGILLPTCECGVVPLVRRLLAKGVPQRTALAFLLAAPVANPVVLASTWVAFRGDLPLTIGRVVCVLIPAVIIAMVYGRLPAHKLLRGGVDLNAAVGSCSVAGCGCGHEHAERPKGFFAGLRAVLTGAGVEFLHMGAFLIAGAMAAAAIKTFMPADWLHSMAAAPVIAIGSMMLLAVLLSVCSEADAFVAASFVSFPAAARLSFVGLGPMVDLKLIPLFFAVFSRRLALALCLIPIVSVFFTALAFHALFGPGVGL
- a CDS encoding TIGR03943 family putative permease subunit, producing the protein MNGARRLFSGLLLAGLGSLMVVLPFTTAYWYFLNPRFQHITATAGVVLMLAGILVPTDRVRRPSFMAMAVFAIFLPLAMEAVNQADRPSFAAGALGGLSSVDRGPPRLEIDGREYIRLNPAELLLQGEKTPPDPRPFVTEGMIMRTAEMDADGHVALVRLIINCCFADALAAGVRIAVDDPDAFEKGQWLRVAGHLRPAEKPRGRAPAIPGVIATILGETTAFEPEAFEPMADHPEPYIFDIRSEEPFNY